A DNA window from Anastrepha ludens isolate Willacy chromosome 6, idAnaLude1.1, whole genome shotgun sequence contains the following coding sequences:
- the LOC128867355 gene encoding putative gustatory receptor 47b, with translation MNVLTKKTSKNINCIYYCFKWIYIFAYYAGCICFQLRERAFQFTKCSVAFTNFIRIAILLGFVGSMIIKCLDNESSKAMLDRLSPVLKLTLALECFISAITYTVVSALMEKNKYKLMRLMQSFHELDHRMQIEFPYVNWNYHKTERKFTSITLFLIAYYYIVAFIYVFKLANCNCDYATTIVFALSYATLTSAPGFITFLNLGLMDLQRIRFRLIRRLLKQNYASAAHIAGQTEFEMRLARLIDYCKGYIQLVLQINDVFGVACGVDLFHDFAILTSMTFLVCQRATESNARLEEYTSTLLFMLTRMYKVTIYAIYGHVAHKERQNCSHEAIMCGNYFSRSKTIRINLEAFLHWRMHNTYSLLIGKVTRCNLALLYSIFNSIISSVIILIQLQFQQNSITTTRSKNHGMMYTGIRKS, from the exons ATGAATGTTCTTACCAAAAAGACGtccaaaaatataaactgtatttattattgttttaagtggatatatatttttgcatattatgCCGGTTGCATTTGTTTCCAACTACGCGAAAGAGCTTTCCAATTCACGAAATGCAGTGTTGCATTCACTAACTTCATACGGATAGCCATATTACTTGGCTTTGTGGGAAGCATGATAATTAAATGTTTGGACAATGAAAGTTCCAAAGCAATGCTGGATCGTTTGTCGCCTGTTTTGAAATTAACACTCGCCTTGGAATGTTTTATCAGTGCTATTACTTACACGGTGGTCAGTGCattgatggaaaaaaataaatacaagctGATGCGGTTAATGCAAAGTTTCCATGAACTGGATCACAGAATGCAGATTGAGTTTCCCTACGTTAATTGGAATTATCACAAGACAGAACGGAAGTTTACTTCAATTACGTTATTTTTAATCGCTTACTACTATATTgttgcatttatttatgtattcaaaTTAGCGAATTGCAATTGCGATTATGCTACAACAATTGTGTTTGCCCTGAGCTATGCGACGCTCACATCTGCACCAggttttataacatttttaaatctgGGCTTGATGGATTTACAACGCATCCGTTTTCGCCTTATTCGACGTCTGCTGAAACAGAATTATGCGTCAGCAGCTCATATCGCTGGACAAACAGAATTTGAAATGCGCCTTGCGCGCCTTATTGACTACTGTAAGGGTTACATTCAACTCGTTTTGCAAATAAATGATGTGTTTGGCGTAGCGTGTGGCGTTGATTTATTTCATGATTTCGCTATACTAACAAGCATGACGTTCTTGGTATGCCAGAGAGCGACTGAATCAAATGCCCGTCTCGAAGAATATACCTCTACATTATTATTTATGCTAACACGAATGTATAAGGTAACGATTTATGCGATCTATGGACATGTGGCACACAAGGAG CGGCAAAATTGCTCTCATGAAGCCATAATGTGTGGAAACTATTTTAGCCGCTCCAAGACAATCCGCATTAACTTGGAAGCATTTCTCCATTGGCGAATGCACAACACATATTCGCTTTTGATTGGCAAAGTGACGCGGTGCAATCTTGCACTACTTTACTCa aTTTTTAATAGTATCATCAGCAGCgttattattttaatacaacTGCAGTTCCAACAGAATAGCATTACCACCACTCGTTCGAAGAACCACGGCATGATGTATACCGGAATTCGGAAATCGTGA
- the LOC128867358 gene encoding probable N-acetyltransferase san, producing the protein MTRSNIELGDVTPHNIKQLKKLNAVVFPVSYNEKFYIDVLEAGELAKLVYYNDIVVGAVCCRSHTSENQRRLYIMTLGCLSSYRRLGIGTVMFQHILNYAEKDGNFDSIFLHVQINNEGAIAFYKKFGFEIVETKEHYYKRIEPADAYVLQKTLRNTNSNTSGGNSIHNHSNGHLDKKDKKA; encoded by the exons ATGACGAG GTCAAATATCGAGTTGGGCGATGTAACGCCACACAATATCAAGCAACTGAAAAAGCTCAACGCTGTTGTGTTTCCAGTCTCGTACAACGAAAAATTCTATATTGACGTCCTAGAAGCAGGTGAATTGGCAAAACTAGTGTACTACAATGATATCGTAGTGGGTGCTGTATGCTGCCGCAGTCACACTTCGGAGAATCAACGGCGCCTCTATATTATGACTTTAGGCTGTTTATCGTCGTATCGGCGGCTTGGAATCGGTACTGTGATGTTCCAACATATTCTCAACTATGCCGAAAAAGACGGCAATTTCGACAGCATTTTCCt GCACGTGCAAATCAATAACGAGGGTGCTATAGCGTTCTACAAGAAATTTGGTTTCGAAATTGTGGAAACCAAGGAACATTATTACAAACGAATTGAACCTGCGGACGCATATGTATTGCAAAAAACATTGCGAAATACAAATAGTAATACCAGCGGTGGGAATAGTATTCACAATCACAGTAACGGGCATTTGGACAAAAAAGATAAGAAAGCATAA
- the LOC128867357 gene encoding uncharacterized protein LOC128867357, whose translation MAMFDKHLRNITNAISVEVETRSYLEKDFELIRIYLMSILQNDPIIGPMLIENSKYQASNFNCSIVLDFSRFMPLGVVQTPYPSFIKIAQRGRNRIIGIHDLPFLGNGGNIAGGNVTHMVKGLIAQGLDFSGYFVRGHMGDIYELELMDETKNLKHSYIDCDNEWQNNYIILNATTEEITMKIRFRVLLKICASNKPAMPHPTHYLKMVWLAAADVQYMEYFSLCAPSTERELASSPSYLLAMRLLVSLIKRSKLHTLKKSHVESISYESIYSKEKAGSDKSKETVIDVLIAILQRMIEYLGKNRFPYYWNTNENLVLLLKNYANRLYTCNRLTNLLEHIREMRQNQEVSYEEIELFFGVQVNSHLYNVDDFGIYRSFIKHS comes from the exons ATGGCGATGTTTGATAAGCATTTGAGAAACATTACGAATGCGATTTCAGTAGAAGTAGAGACTAGAAGTTATTTGGAAAAAGATTTCGAATTGATACGAATTTATCTAATGAGCATATTGCAAAACGATCCAATAATAGGTCCTATGCTCATAGAAAATTCGAAATATCAAG CCAGTAATTTCAATTGTTCGATAGTACTGGATTTTTCTCGTTTCATGCCTCTTGGTGTCGTTCAAACACCATACCCATCCTTTATTAAAATTGCCCAGCGTGGACGCAACAGAATAATTGGCATACATGATTTACCATTTCTTGGTAATGGTGGAAATATTGCCGGCGGCAATGTAACGCATATGGTAAAAGGTTTAATTGCACAAGGCTTAGATTTTAGTGGATATTTTGTGCGTGGTCATATGGGCGATATTTACGAATTGGAATTGATGGATGAAACAAAAAACTTGAAGCACAGTTATATTGACTGTGATAATGAATGGCAAAATAACTACATTATACTAAATGCCACCACTGAAGAAATTACAATGAAAATACGTTTCCGTGTATTACTAAAAATTTGTGCCAGCAACAAACCCGCAATGCCACATCCAacgcattatttaaaaatggttTGGTTAGCTGCAGCAGACGTTCAGTATATGGAATACTTTTCATTGTGTGCGCCCTCAACTGAACGCGAATTGGCATCATCTCCGTCGTATTTGCTTGCAATGCGATTATTAGTTTCACTGATAAAACGCAGTAAACTACACACATTAAAGAAAAGTCACGTGGAATCGATTAGCTATGAGTCGATTTATTCGAAAGAAAAGGCAGGATCAGATAAATCTAAGGAGACTGTGATTGATGTTCTAATTGCT attttacAACGTATGATAGAGTATCTCGGCAAGAATCGGTTTCCATATTATTGGAACACTAATGAGAATCTGGTacttctattaaaaaattatgcaaatagaTTATATACGTGCAATCGTTTGACGAATTTGTTGGAGCATATACGTGAAATGCGACAAAACCAAGAAGTATCCTATGAAGAAATTGAATTATTCTTCG GTGTACAGGTAAATTCGCATTTATACAATGTCGACGATTTCGGAATTTACAGAAGTTTCATCAAACATTCATAA